Proteins encoded together in one Terriglobales bacterium window:
- a CDS encoding BadF/BadG/BcrA/BcrD ATPase family protein, which produces MAYFLGIDGGGTKTECVVADEYRALGRGLSGTAKRSRVSEDDARQNLRAAIEQACSGAGIAPSQLARTCYGLSGAADPRNAEDARRLLASLVGGEVEIATDVAIALEAAFPRDSGAIVIAGTGSIAYGRNERGQTVRAGGWGPVVSDEGSGEWIGRAAVALALRAHDAGESTSFLPAIMNTWHLGTYEDVIRFVGSQPPPDFAALFPHVAEHAAKGDDLARGILLRAAGELAEICHIVLRRLWPSEKASVEVAMCGGVFRNSALVREAFTDVVRSRRPHVRVSLCEREPVEGALALARRASRPSSIFG; this is translated from the coding sequence CCGACGAGTATCGGGCGCTCGGGCGCGGACTCTCCGGCACCGCCAAGCGCTCCCGGGTCAGCGAGGACGACGCCCGCCAGAACCTGCGTGCCGCCATCGAGCAGGCTTGCTCCGGCGCCGGCATCGCTCCCTCGCAACTCGCTCGCACCTGTTACGGCTTATCGGGCGCGGCCGATCCCAGGAATGCCGAAGACGCCCGCCGCCTCCTCGCCTCCCTCGTCGGCGGGGAAGTGGAGATCGCCACCGACGTCGCCATCGCTCTCGAAGCCGCGTTTCCCCGGGATTCCGGCGCCATCGTCATCGCCGGCACCGGCTCCATCGCCTACGGCCGCAATGAGCGCGGCCAGACGGTCCGTGCCGGCGGCTGGGGACCGGTGGTTTCCGACGAGGGTTCCGGGGAATGGATCGGGCGCGCGGCCGTCGCCCTGGCTCTGCGGGCCCACGACGCCGGCGAGAGCACCAGCTTCCTGCCCGCCATCATGAACACCTGGCACCTGGGGACCTACGAGGACGTCATTCGTTTCGTCGGCTCCCAGCCCCCGCCCGATTTCGCCGCCCTCTTCCCTCATGTCGCCGAGCACGCCGCCAAGGGCGACGATCTGGCCCGCGGCATCCTGCTGCGCGCCGCCGGCGAACTGGCCGAGATCTGCCACATCGTCCTCCGCCGCCTTTGGCCTTCCGAAAAGGCTTCCGTCGAAGTGGCCATGTGCGGCGGCGTCTTTCGCAATTCCGCCCTGGTTCGCGAGGCCTTCACCGACGTGGTTCGCAGCCGCCGGCCCCACGTACGCGTCTCCCTGTGCGAGCGGGAACCGGTTGAAGGCGCGCTTGCCCTGGCCCGCCGTGCCTCCCGCCCTTCCAGCATCTTCGGCTGA